In one Arachis duranensis cultivar V14167 chromosome 9, aradu.V14167.gnm2.J7QH, whole genome shotgun sequence genomic region, the following are encoded:
- the LOC107464353 gene encoding B3 domain-containing protein At5g42700, translated as MTAKASEYEEIRRKRLEENKKRMEALNLPNLSQALHSSPLSKSKSHSPSPLKRVKSRTIEKQVVVVRRSSRVANMPAPVYKEVVIDRVVTPRSRRYGGSYDRYRDYSKRVYASDEARQEALDKADKIQSDLQSKSHHPSFVKTMLQSHVTGGFWLGLSVQFCKTHLPNRDERITLIDEDGDEYETLYLARKTGLSAGWRGFSIAHNLVDGDALVFELISRTTFKVYIIRVNSPAEGEEQ; from the exons atgacggCAAAGGCCAGTGAATACGAGGAGATTCGCCGGAAGAGGTTGGAGGAgaacaagaagaggatggaggccCTCAATCTCCCCAACCTCTCTCAGGCCCTCCACTCCTCTCCCCTTTCCAAATCCAAATCACACTCTCCCTCTCCG CTGAAGCGCGTCAAGTCACGCACCATTGAGAAGCAGGTGGTTGTGGTGAGGAGGTCCAGCCGCGTCGCCAACATGCCAGCTcctgtttacaaagaa GTGGTTATTGATCGTGTAGTCACACCTAGAAGCCGCAGATATGGCGGCTCCTACGATCGCTACAGGGATTATTCAAAGCGGGTGTATGCTTCCGATGAAGCTAGACAGGAAGCCCTAGACAAGGCCGATAAGATACAATCCGATTTGCAGTCTAAGTCTCATCATCCATCCTTCGTTAAAACCATGCTCCAGTCTCACGTCACCGGCGGATTCTGGCTG GGTCTTTCAGTCCAGTTCTGTAAGACGCATCTTCCAAATCGTGACGAAAGAATTACTTTGATTGATGAGGATGGGGATGAGTATGAAACACTATATTTGGCTCGAAAAACAGGACTTAGTGCAGGATGGAGAGGCTTTTCAATTGCTCATAACCTAGTTGATGGGGATGCTTTGGTTTTTGAACTAATTAGCCGCACTACATTCAAG GTTTACATTATTAGAGTGAATAGTCCTGCAGAGGGTGAAGAGCAATGA
- the LOC107464463 gene encoding F-box/FBD/LRR-repeat protein At1g51370, translated as MIEGFDQCNSMLCWEDEAEMPKVEFQESGPALKKAKKTILAAENVDSYEVAESQDRLGDLPDCLIHHILSFMETKDAIRTCVLSKRWRYIWASVPCLNFSSKSFNRLVDFKKFVLWVLSHRDDSQVKVLIYYRFGVDYATDQYLLNKVIEYATYHGVEEIRINLRAKTSGSPPVEIPLPLFTCQSLKRLELKDCNPTNVSSPVGCKSLETLHLEHFSMYPAAADFMNPFSSLAELFGFTTLTTLHLNSFTLCYTGIDCLNPFATCVNLKNLHLGEMSFKSDLNPKDFVISAPKLKNLSLMCNRFKCKIVVAAPTLTNFSYLYSTSCAFFEFSLPSLDGLVIDIHEPRDQLEKSIRRKREETLHGLINMIRGHCKSEAVKLSFCTVAVTCGTAVFLKPEFYSCSKLKSLNFGVGSTYKIFISNLDNITAYFRDCSQHADFEILTI; from the exons ATGATTGAGGGCTTCGACCAGTGCAATTCGATGTTGTGCTGGGAAGACGAAGCTGAAATGCCAAAAGTTGAATTTCAGGAATCTGGTCCTGCTTTGAAGAAAGCCAAGAAAACCATTTTGGCTGCTGAAAATGTTGACAGCTATGAAGTGGCTGAAAGCCAGGACAGACTTGGTGACTTACCGGATTGCCTTATCCATCATATATTGTCGTTTATGGAAACGAAGGATGCGATTCGAACATGTGTTTTATCTAAAAGGTGGAGGTATATTTGGGCTTCAGTTCCCTGCTTGAACTTCAGCAGCAAGTCATTCAATCGGTTGGTTGATTTCAAGAAATTTGTGTTGTGGGTTCTATCCCATCGGGATGATTCTCAGGTCAAGGTTCTTATTTACTATCGCTTCGGGGTGGATTACGCAACAGATCAGTATCTGTTGAATAAGGTTATTGAATATGCAACATATCATGGTGTTGAAGAAATCAGAATCAATCTTCGGGCTAAAACCTCTGGCAGCCCACCTGTTGAAATCCCTTTGCCTCTATTTACTTGTCAGTCTTTGAAACGGCTTGAGTTAAAAGATTGCAATCCTACAAATGTCTCGTCCCCTGTTGGCTGCAAGTCATTGGAAACGTTGCACCTGGAACATTTTTCAATGTATCCTGCTGCAGCTGACTTTATGAATCCATTTTCAAGTTTGGCGGAACTCTTTGGTTTTACAACATTGACGACTTTGCACCTTAACAGCTTCACTCTGTGTTATACAGGAATTGACTGTCTCAACCCATTTGCTACATGTGTCAATTTGAAGAATTTGCACTTAGGTGAAATGTCCTTTAAGTCCGATTTGAACCCTAAGGATTTTGTTATATCTGCTCCCAAACTCAAAAACTTGAGCCTAATGTGCAACCGCTTCAAATGTAAGATTGTAGTTGCTGCACCAACTCTTACCAATTTCAGCTACTTGTATTCTACATCTTGTGCCTTCTTTGAGTTCAGTCTTCCATCTTTGGATGGCTTGGTCATTGATATTCATGAACCGCGTGATCAATTGGAAAAATCAATCCGGAGGAAGAGAGAGGAGACTTTGCATGGTTTGATCAATATGATACGGGGACATTGTAAATCTGAAGCAGTTAAACTATCATTCTGTACAGTAGCG GTTACCTGTGGTACTGCAGTTTTTCTAAAGCCAGAGTTTTACTCCTGTAGTAAATTGAAATCATTGAACTTCGGGGTGGGTTCAACATACAAAATCTTCATTAGCAACCTTGACAATATAACAGCCTACTTCCGCGATTGCTCTCAACATGCAGATTTTGAAATCCTGACTATTTAG